The sequence below is a genomic window from Gammaproteobacteria bacterium.
TCCACATGGGCCGTCCGACGTTCGGGCAGGCCAATCAGCAGGTGAGCCTCTTCAGGGTGGTCGATGGCGGGCGGTTCGCGGAGCGGGTCACCGTCCGTCTCGGCGCCAGTTCGCTGAACGACATCGAGATACGTGAGGGACTGCAGCCAGGCGATGTCGTGATTCTGTCGGACATGTCCCAATGGGACGGGTTCAGCCGGGTGAGGCTGAGGGGACGCGGAGGAGCACGATGATGACCAGTGATGCGCTGATCCGACTGGACGGCGTGGGCAAGGTCTTCCTCGCCGAAGAGGTGGAGACCCACGCGCTGTCGAACATCAATCTGTCGATACGCAGCGGCGAATACGTATCGATTGCGGGGCCGTCGGGCTGCGGCAAGACGACGCTGCTGTCGATTCTGGGATTGCTGGACGGCCCCACGAGCGGGCGATACCTGCTGGACGGCACCCCGGCCGAGAACCTGGATGCGAGCCAGCGCGCACGGGTTCGAAACCGGGCGATCGGCTTCATCTTCCAGGCGTTCAACCTGATCGGCGATCTCACGGTGTACGAGAATGTCGAGTTGCCGCTGACGTATCGAGGAATGGGGTTCGCGGAACGCAAAGAGCGCGTGCAGGAGTCCCTCGAGCGGGTGGAGCTCGCTCATCGCACGCGACACTACCCCAATCAGCTGTCGGGCGGCCAGCAGCAGCGCGTCGCGGTCGCGCGCGCGATCGTCGGAAAGCCACTCATCCTGCTCGCGGACGAGCCCACCGGAAATCTCGACTCGCGGAACGGAAGCGCGGTGATGAGGCTGCTTGCAGAACTACATGACGATGGCGCCACGATCTGCATGGTGACGCACGATCCGCGCTATTCCCACATCGCCGACCGGACCGTCCACCTCTTCGACGGGCAGATCGTGAGCGAAGACGAAGAGCTCACCCTGACTCCACCGGCGTCATTCCCACATACTTGAGCCCGCTCCCGGTGTTGAAGAGCACCGTCTCGTCGTCCTCGGAGAGCAGTCCCATCTCCTTCAGCTCCGGCACGGCCGCCAGCACCGCCCCTCCCTCCGGGCACGCGAAGATGCCGGTGCACTCGCCCATCGCGCGCACCGCCTCGGCCATCGCCGCGTCCTCGATCGCGACCGCGCCACCCCCGGATTCCCTGATCGCGCGCAGCATGAGGAAGTCGCCCACCGCCGCCGGGACCCGCAGACCTGCCGCATAGGTCTCGGCGTCGTCCCAGAACCGGGCGGCCTCGGTTCCGTCCTGCCA
It includes:
- a CDS encoding ABC transporter ATP-binding protein encodes the protein MMTSDALIRLDGVGKVFLAEEVETHALSNINLSIRSGEYVSIAGPSGCGKTTLLSILGLLDGPTSGRYLLDGTPAENLDASQRARVRNRAIGFIFQAFNLIGDLTVYENVELPLTYRGMGFAERKERVQESLERVELAHRTRHYPNQLSGGQQQRVAVARAIVGKPLILLADEPTGNLDSRNGSAVMRLLAELHDDGATICMVTHDPRYSHIADRTVHLFDGQIVSEDEELTLTPPASFPHT